One window of the Pleurocapsa minor HA4230-MV1 genome contains the following:
- a CDS encoding response regulator transcription factor — protein MKILLVDDETELSDPLSRILLQEGYQVDIANDGAAGMNLALQNQYDLLILDWMLPHQSGIEICQSVRSQLISTPVLLLTAKDTLDDRVDGLDAGADDYLVKPFELRELMARVRALLRRSTLETPQGDRLKVADLELDLENQMVYRQDRAINLSEKEIKLLTYFMQHPDRLLAHEEIYRYLWPADEQPSSNVLAALVRLLRRKIEIKQQTQLIHTVYGKGYRFGIN, from the coding sequence ATGAAAATTCTCTTGGTGGATGATGAAACTGAATTAAGCGATCCTTTGAGTCGAATTTTGTTACAAGAAGGTTATCAGGTAGATATTGCTAATGATGGTGCAGCAGGAATGAACTTAGCTCTGCAAAACCAATATGATCTACTGATTCTAGATTGGATGTTACCCCATCAGTCGGGAATCGAAATCTGTCAATCAGTGCGATCGCAGCTCATTTCCACTCCCGTATTATTGTTAACCGCTAAAGATACATTAGACGATCGCGTTGATGGTTTGGATGCAGGAGCCGATGACTATCTGGTTAAGCCGTTTGAACTTAGGGAATTAATGGCTAGAGTACGGGCTTTATTGCGTCGCTCGACTTTGGAAACTCCCCAAGGCGATCGCTTAAAAGTGGCAGATCTCGAATTAGATCTGGAAAATCAAATGGTATATCGTCAGGATCGAGCGATTAATCTTTCGGAAAAAGAAATCAAGTTACTAACCTACTTTATGCAGCACCCAGACAGATTATTAGCCCACGAAGAAATCTATCGCTATCTTTGGCCAGCCGATGAGCAACCTAGTAGCAATGTGCTAGCTGCATTAGTGAGACTATTACGACGCAAGATTGAAATTAAACAGCAAACGCAATTAATTCATACCGTATACGGCAAAGGTTATCGTTTTGGCATCAATTAA
- a CDS encoding type IV pilin-like G/H family protein, protein MLITKFKIIHYFLILSIAILSTKTILVNAQNTTTNIQEIEAKNLINLLAKTEKSYFNELRRFTNSFKELNNYNLDGYDILKLTQSSESYKYKLEIFNNGNLVQTIATPINKIGLKTYTGALSFNNNVLNSIVCESKTNLQVIVGKIELVKGQLNCPRGFKIVLQDVEEKAINNVILFNSLQQGYFFLFTKFAENQSDLAKHQPIYPDNTYYEYEIDLRENGKLAQVVAQSKLDNFKSYIGGIAYLDGFF, encoded by the coding sequence ATGTTGATAACAAAATTCAAAATAATTCATTATTTTTTAATTTTATCCATTGCGATATTAAGCACAAAAACAATTTTAGTCAATGCTCAAAATACCACAACAAATATTCAAGAAATAGAAGCCAAAAATTTAATTAATTTACTGGCAAAAACAGAAAAATCTTATTTTAATGAATTAAGACGATTTACTAATAGCTTTAAAGAACTAAATAATTATAATCTAGATGGCTATGATATTTTAAAATTAACACAGTCTAGTGAATCTTATAAATATAAACTTGAGATATTTAACAATGGCAATCTAGTTCAAACAATAGCCACTCCAATTAATAAAATAGGATTAAAAACTTATACAGGAGCATTATCATTTAATAACAATGTCTTGAATTCAATTGTTTGTGAAAGCAAAACTAATCTTCAGGTTATTGTAGGTAAAATTGAATTAGTTAAAGGTCAACTTAATTGCCCTAGAGGATTTAAGATTGTCTTGCAGGATGTAGAAGAAAAAGCAATTAACAACGTTATTCTATTCAATAGCTTACAGCAAGGTTATTTCTTTTTATTTACTAAATTTGCCGAAAATCAAAGCGATCTGGCAAAGCATCAGCCTATTTATCCTGACAATACTTATTATGAGTATGAGATCGATCTTCGAGAAAATGGTAAATTAGCGCAAGTAGTAGCCCAGTCAAAGCTCGACAATTTCAAAAGTTACATTGGTGGAATAGCCTATCTTGATGGTTTTTTTTAA
- a CDS encoding ABC transporter ATP-binding protein/permease, with protein MTVRNAKSSKHPLTRLLHYGDKYQKIVWQATICSILNKLFDLAPPAIIGAAVDVVVQKQDSIVARFGITDIFQQLLVLSILSAIIWGLESVFEYAFTRLWRNLAQDVQHDIRLDAYSHVQNLESAYFEERSTGALLSVLNDDINQLERFLDVGANEIIHVLTTVVIIGGSFFVLTPDIAWMAIAPIPIIVWGAIAFQGWLAPRYAEVRERVSTLNSRLANNLSGITTIKSFTTEAYEIERLAKDSNAYRQSNHKAIALSAAFIPLIRLVILAGFTGILLYGGTQAASGALAIGTYSVLVFLTQRLLWPLTHLGQTFDLYQRAMASIDRVMDLLDTPIAIHSGEKSLPLATIEGAVNLNNITFAYNQREPVIKNLSLDIPAGQTIAIVGATGSGKSTLVKLLLRLYEVQSGEITLDGQNIKDIVLWDLRRAVGLVSQDVFLFHGTVRENISYGSPDATISQIQEAARIAEAAQFIEELPEGYDTIVGERGQKLSGGQKQRIAIARAVLKDPPILVLDEATSAVDNETEAAIARSLEKITQNRTTIAIAHRLSTIRHSDCIYVMNYGQLIERGTHEELLAQDGVYAGLWQVQTGAKRDKIQIA; from the coding sequence ATGACTGTGCGTAACGCTAAATCATCAAAACACCCGTTAACTCGACTGTTGCATTATGGAGATAAATATCAAAAAATAGTCTGGCAAGCCACAATCTGTTCAATTCTCAATAAACTGTTCGATCTTGCGCCTCCCGCTATCATTGGTGCAGCAGTAGATGTGGTGGTTCAGAAACAAGATTCGATCGTGGCGCGATTTGGGATTACTGATATTTTTCAACAGCTTTTGGTGTTGTCAATTTTATCGGCAATTATTTGGGGTTTAGAATCAGTATTTGAATACGCCTTTACTCGGCTATGGCGTAACCTGGCTCAAGATGTGCAGCACGATATTCGTCTGGATGCCTACAGTCATGTACAAAATTTAGAATCAGCCTACTTTGAGGAACGCAGTACAGGAGCATTGCTATCAGTTCTCAACGACGATATTAACCAACTGGAAAGATTTTTAGACGTTGGGGCAAATGAAATTATTCATGTTCTAACTACAGTAGTAATCATTGGTGGCTCATTTTTTGTCTTGACTCCCGATATCGCCTGGATGGCAATTGCACCAATTCCGATTATTGTTTGGGGTGCGATCGCTTTTCAAGGATGGCTTGCCCCTAGATATGCGGAAGTGCGAGAACGAGTTAGTACCCTCAATTCTCGATTAGCCAATAACCTCAGCGGGATTACCACGATCAAAAGTTTTACTACTGAAGCCTATGAAATCGAACGTCTGGCTAAAGATAGTAACGCCTATCGACAGAGTAATCATAAAGCGATCGCTCTTTCTGCTGCGTTTATTCCCTTAATTCGCTTGGTAATTCTGGCTGGCTTTACAGGCATCTTGCTCTATGGTGGGACGCAGGCTGCATCTGGCGCTTTAGCGATAGGTACTTATAGTGTGCTGGTATTTCTCACCCAAAGATTACTTTGGCCATTAACCCATTTGGGACAGACTTTTGACCTCTATCAACGAGCAATGGCTTCTATCGATCGCGTGATGGATTTATTAGACACTCCCATTGCCATCCATTCAGGAGAAAAATCTTTACCTCTAGCGACGATCGAGGGTGCAGTAAATCTCAACAATATTACCTTTGCCTACAACCAGAGAGAGCCAGTAATTAAAAATCTTTCCCTTGATATACCCGCAGGTCAAACTATTGCGATCGTCGGTGCTACGGGTTCGGGTAAAAGTACTCTAGTTAAGCTTCTGCTGCGACTATATGAGGTGCAGTCAGGGGAAATCACTTTAGATGGTCAAAACATCAAAGATATCGTCTTGTGGGATCTGCGTCGTGCTGTCGGTTTAGTTAGCCAAGATGTCTTCTTATTCCACGGTACGGTGAGAGAAAACATCAGCTATGGTTCTCCTGATGCTACCATTAGCCAAATCCAAGAAGCGGCTCGAATTGCTGAAGCTGCTCAGTTTATCGAGGAACTACCCGAAGGCTATGACACCATTGTGGGGGAAAGAGGACAGAAACTATCTGGGGGACAAAAACAGCGCATTGCGATCGCCCGAGCCGTATTAAAAGATCCGCCAATCCTCGTCTTAGACGAAGCAACCTCTGCCGTCGATAACGAAACCGAAGCTGCGATCGCTCGTTCTTTAGAAAAAATTACGCAAAATAGAACCACCATTGCGATCGCTCACCGTCTCTCCACCATTAGACATTCTGACTGCATCTATGTGATGAATTATGGTCAACTGATTGAAAGAGGAACTCATGAAGAACTATTAGCCCAAGATGGCGTTTATGCTGGCTTATGGCAGGTACAGACAGGAGCGAAAAGAGACAAAATACAGATCGCTTAA
- the cobW gene encoding cobalamin biosynthesis protein CobW produces MHKIPVTVISGFLGAGKTTLVRHLLQNNQGKRIAVLVNEFGEVGIDGDLLRSCQICDDESNPQSSTQSNIVELTNGCLCCTVQEEFYPIMQELLQRREQIDCLLIETSGLALPKPLIQAFGWPAIRNSATVDGVVTVVDCHALGMGNLVGDLAALESQREADPNLDHETPIEELFEDQLACADLVLLTKTDLVDRETLTKVTNWLKHELQPGVKIVTVKDGLINPDLLLGFNAAVEDDLDNRHSHHDHEAEHEHDEEINAIELILDQSFEPQALIQQLKELVAEQEIYRVKGFVNVPNKPMRLVLQGVGNRFDTFYDRLWIADESRQTKLVLIGHNLNRQMIEAKLVKPKTLAQ; encoded by the coding sequence ATGCACAAAATACCCGTAACCGTAATTTCAGGCTTTCTTGGGGCAGGCAAAACCACTCTAGTACGTCATCTACTACAAAATAATCAGGGCAAACGGATCGCGGTATTGGTCAATGAGTTTGGCGAAGTTGGCATTGATGGAGATTTATTGCGATCGTGTCAGATTTGTGACGATGAATCAAATCCCCAAAGTAGTACCCAAAGTAATATTGTCGAATTGACCAACGGTTGCCTCTGCTGCACTGTTCAAGAAGAGTTTTATCCGATCATGCAGGAATTGCTCCAGCGTCGAGAGCAAATAGACTGTCTGCTGATTGAAACTTCAGGATTAGCTTTACCAAAACCCTTAATTCAGGCATTTGGGTGGCCAGCAATTCGCAACAGCGCTACGGTAGATGGGGTAGTAACGGTAGTCGATTGTCATGCCTTGGGCATGGGTAATTTAGTTGGTGATTTAGCTGCTTTAGAGTCTCAAAGAGAAGCCGATCCTAATCTCGATCACGAAACTCCCATTGAAGAGCTATTCGAGGATCAGTTAGCCTGTGCAGATCTAGTCTTGCTCACCAAAACCGATCTAGTAGATCGAGAAACCTTAACTAAAGTAACAAATTGGCTGAAGCATGAGTTGCAACCTGGGGTGAAGATTGTCACAGTCAAAGACGGGTTAATCAACCCCGATCTGCTTTTAGGGTTTAATGCTGCCGTAGAAGATGACCTTGATAACCGTCATTCCCACCACGATCATGAAGCAGAACACGAGCATGATGAGGAGATTAATGCGATCGAATTAATTTTAGACCAATCATTTGAACCTCAAGCATTAATTCAACAACTTAAAGAACTCGTAGCCGAACAAGAAATTTATCGCGTCAAGGGTTTTGTCAACGTGCCAAATAAGCCAATGCGCTTGGTCTTACAGGGGGTGGGAAATCGCTTTGATACTTTTTACGATCGCCTGTGGATAGCAGATGAATCTCGACAAACTAAATTAGTCCTAATTGGACACAATCTAAACCGCCAGATGATTGAAGCCAAGCTGGTTAAACCGAAAACCTTAGCCCAATAA
- a CDS encoding COP23 domain-containing protein, producing the protein MKIKTLAGIFAGLGVIIGSAVFNPAEAQTKNTNTYYCAQLNNSWNTFVNTPRGRVKLINWENEFSPDWTPQKRCSAVSSRFQKFLDQGNLKFIRTGNVNNLPVLCVANARGGDCPDENVLITLKPETDPEGVLVKLVDFRRSVSGETLTLSADDPGFYSDGEFYVDMNKFLEKVPVEK; encoded by the coding sequence ATGAAAATTAAAACATTGGCTGGCATATTTGCTGGGCTTGGTGTGATTATTGGTAGCGCAGTCTTCAACCCTGCCGAAGCCCAGACTAAAAATACTAATACCTATTATTGCGCTCAACTAAACAACAGCTGGAACACTTTTGTTAACACCCCTAGAGGTAGAGTAAAACTAATCAACTGGGAAAATGAATTTTCTCCCGATTGGACTCCCCAAAAAAGATGTTCTGCGGTATCTAGTAGATTTCAAAAATTTCTCGATCAAGGTAATTTGAAGTTTATCCGCACAGGCAACGTCAACAATCTACCCGTCCTATGTGTAGCTAATGCTCGTGGTGGTGACTGTCCAGACGAAAATGTGCTAATTACTCTCAAGCCAGAAACCGATCCTGAAGGAGTACTAGTTAAGCTAGTAGATTTCCGTCGTAGCGTTAGTGGCGAAACTCTAACCCTTAGTGCGGATGACCCTGGATTCTACTCTGACGGCGAATTTTATGTCGATATGAACAAATTCCTCGAAAAAGTACCAGTAGAAAAATAA
- a CDS encoding type IV pilin-like G/H family protein yields the protein MSDIRELITLVDGEFACPLGFRIVLSDVQQQARNIVDISRNLQKIFFLKNSSFAKDKNDLQFFPFSMPLTKYYDYSINILENGKLAETVTTPKSDNLKSYISGIFHLNGFSFRSILCVSKQSTKNISQSIKLVDGKFACPTGFEVAPHRDVENEAQETISSILWQNYFKVTQNSLNNQNNFAELILLSNTYYNYKSDLLEEDKLFQVIATPKFDTLKSYISAQKVNLNLNDGFQSIVCASEQPTKDTSKSIKLVDGKLYCPTSFEMVFSENE from the coding sequence ATTTCAGATATTCGAGAATTAATTACATTAGTAGACGGTGAATTTGCTTGTCCTCTTGGATTTAGAATTGTATTATCTGATGTACAACAACAAGCACGAAATATTGTTGATATTTCAAGAAATCTGCAAAAAATCTTTTTTCTAAAAAATTCAAGTTTTGCTAAAGATAAAAACGATCTGCAATTTTTTCCTTTTTCTATGCCCTTAACCAAATATTATGATTACTCAATCAATATTCTAGAAAATGGTAAATTAGCTGAAACAGTAACTACTCCCAAATCTGATAATTTAAAAAGTTATATCAGTGGCATATTTCATCTCAATGGTTTTTCTTTTCGCTCAATTCTTTGTGTCAGCAAACAATCAACAAAAAATATTTCACAATCTATTAAACTAGTTGACGGTAAATTTGCTTGTCCTACTGGATTTGAAGTTGCACCACATAGAGATGTAGAAAATGAAGCGCAAGAAACTATTAGTAGCATATTATGGCAAAATTATTTCAAGGTTACACAAAATTCTCTCAATAATCAAAATAATTTTGCAGAGCTGATACTCCTTTCAAATACCTATTACAATTACAAAAGCGATCTTCTAGAAGAAGATAAATTATTTCAGGTAATAGCGACTCCGAAGTTTGATACTCTAAAAAGCTATATTAGCGCCCAAAAAGTCAATCTCAATCTTAATGACGGTTTTCAATCAATCGTTTGCGCCAGCGAACAACCAACAAAAGATACTTCAAAATCAATTAAATTAGTTGATGGTAAACTTTATTGTCCTACTAGTTTTGAAATGGTGTTTTCTGAAAATGAATGA
- a CDS encoding YdcF family protein, with the protein MMFLFISKLLPLFIYPLGLSCLLILYALWLSYRRSRKAYLPILLALIILAIAGNIQVGNHLIASLERKYLPLATPPQVDAIVILGGGTRNNESPRIMPDLSDRGDRLLYGAKLYQDGAAPKIVLSGGRIQWYGGESSEAESMATILELFGIPRADMILESRSLNTHDNAIFTKKILQREKLKRILLVTSAAHMPRAIAIFHKAKIEAIPAPADFMVSDRNLIESRYSKESRILSLIPTSESLDFTTQALREYIGIFIYRLRGWL; encoded by the coding sequence ATTATGTTTCTGTTTATATCTAAATTACTACCTTTATTTATCTATCCTTTGGGACTATCATGCCTGTTAATCCTGTATGCTTTATGGTTGTCTTACCGACGTTCCCGTAAAGCTTATTTACCGATTTTACTAGCATTAATTATTTTAGCGATCGCGGGTAATATCCAAGTAGGCAACCATCTGATTGCATCTTTAGAAAGAAAATATTTACCCTTAGCAACACCACCCCAAGTAGATGCGATCGTCATTTTAGGCGGTGGTACCAGAAATAATGAATCTCCCCGAATTATGCCCGATTTAAGCGATCGCGGCGATCGTCTATTATATGGAGCAAAACTATATCAGGATGGTGCTGCGCCTAAGATTGTGCTTTCAGGAGGAAGAATTCAATGGTACGGCGGAGAATCGAGCGAGGCAGAAAGTATGGCAACTATTTTAGAATTATTCGGCATTCCGCGTGCTGACATGATCCTAGAATCTCGCTCTTTAAACACTCATGACAATGCAATCTTCACTAAAAAAATTTTACAACGAGAGAAGCTAAAACGAATTTTACTTGTAACCTCGGCTGCACATATGCCCAGAGCGATCGCCATTTTTCATAAAGCAAAGATTGAGGCGATCCCCGCACCAGCGGATTTTATGGTCAGCGATCGCAATTTAATTGAAAGTAGATATAGTAAAGAGTCGCGAATTCTCAGTTTAATTCCCACTTCCGAAAGTCTAGACTTCACCACCCAAGCCTTAAGAGAATATATTGGCATTTTTATTTATCGTCTTAGGGGATGGTTGTAA
- a CDS encoding N-formylglutamate amidohydrolase: protein MSQLWISTEGHQPVVAVALHDGHDVRSEVKQLLAISPDERQREEDPFTAVWTDIAETRLVVLRSRFEIDLNRPRHQAIYLQPEDAWGLKVWQSQLPPDLIERSLAEYDAFYTQVGQICRTLEQRYGRFVIYDLHTYNHYRQGMQALPAREIDNPEINLGTGSLNREYWHPVVERFIHDMRGFDFLGRQLDIRENVKFQGGYFAEWVHQHFPDSACVLAIEVKKFFMNEWTHQLDLAKLSAVHQALKGSVAGVIEELQYLARIASSS from the coding sequence ATGTCACAGCTTTGGATCTCAACTGAAGGACACCAACCAGTCGTTGCAGTAGCTCTTCATGATGGTCATGATGTACGCTCAGAAGTAAAACAATTACTGGCTATTAGCCCAGATGAGCGCCAGCGAGAAGAAGACCCCTTTACGGCTGTTTGGACAGATATTGCCGAAACAAGACTGGTTGTTTTGCGATCGCGTTTTGAAATCGATCTCAATCGTCCCCGCCATCAGGCTATTTACCTCCAGCCCGAAGATGCCTGGGGATTAAAGGTTTGGCAATCACAACTCCCCCCAGACTTAATTGAACGGTCTTTAGCCGAGTACGATGCCTTCTATACTCAAGTTGGGCAAATTTGCCGAACCTTAGAGCAACGTTACGGGCGCTTTGTTATTTACGATCTACATACTTACAATCACTACCGTCAAGGAATGCAAGCTCTCCCAGCTAGGGAAATAGACAATCCAGAGATTAATTTAGGTACAGGATCTCTCAACCGAGAATATTGGCACCCTGTAGTCGAGCGATTTATTCACGACATGAGAGGGTTTGATTTTTTGGGTAGACAGTTAGATATTCGAGAAAACGTTAAGTTTCAAGGAGGATATTTTGCTGAATGGGTTCACCAGCATTTTCCTGATTCTGCCTGTGTATTAGCTATTGAAGTCAAAAAGTTTTTTATGAACGAATGGACGCACCAGCTAGACTTAGCCAAGTTGTCAGCCGTACATCAGGCTTTGAAGGGTTCTGTTGCGGGAGTAATAGAAGAATTACAGTACTTAGCTAGAATTGCATCTTCATCTTGA
- a CDS encoding NAD(P)/FAD-dependent oxidoreductase translates to MKNTQTEQTALPHVVIVGGGFGGLYAAKSLKDAPVKVTLIDKRNFHLFQPLLYQVATGTLSPADIASPLRVILSKHKNTQVLLDQVVDIDPDAKKVYLENREALNYDALVVATGVSHHYFGNDQWQDDAPGLKTVEDALEMRRRIFTAFEAAEKEPDPEKRQALLTFVVVGGGPTGVELAGAIAEIAHQSVKDDFRDIDTTQAKVLLFEGMERILPPYPEECSVQAQKSLEKLGVDVQTKTLVTNIADNSVTYRQGETTQTVNAHTILWAAGVRASFMGKVLADRTGAELDRAGRVVVESDLSIKAYPDVFVIGDLANFPHQGRPLPGVAPVAMKEGEYVADLIAKRVIGVKVKPFSYQDLGSMAVIGQNKAVVDLNFARFSGFIAWIIWVFAHIYYLIEFDNKLIVMIQWAWNYFTQGRGARLITINPSLQLEIESPQEDKKSAPESKPEPVSVSA, encoded by the coding sequence ATGAAAAACACTCAAACCGAGCAGACAGCCCTTCCTCATGTAGTAATAGTCGGCGGTGGTTTTGGCGGACTTTATGCAGCTAAATCTTTAAAGGATGCCCCCGTTAAAGTGACCTTAATTGACAAGCGTAATTTTCATTTATTTCAACCTTTGCTGTATCAAGTGGCGACAGGTACTTTGTCTCCTGCTGATATTGCTTCTCCTTTACGGGTGATCTTGAGCAAGCATAAGAATACTCAGGTTTTATTAGATCAGGTTGTAGATATCGATCCTGATGCCAAGAAAGTTTATTTAGAAAATCGAGAGGCATTAAATTATGATGCTTTGGTAGTAGCAACAGGTGTCAGTCATCACTACTTCGGCAACGATCAGTGGCAGGATGACGCTCCAGGCTTAAAAACCGTAGAAGATGCCTTAGAAATGCGTCGTCGCATCTTTACAGCGTTTGAAGCAGCCGAGAAAGAACCTGATCCAGAAAAGCGTCAAGCGTTATTAACCTTTGTAGTTGTTGGTGGTGGGCCGACTGGAGTAGAATTAGCTGGAGCGATCGCCGAAATTGCTCATCAATCAGTCAAAGATGACTTTCGCGACATTGATACTACTCAAGCAAAAGTGTTGTTGTTTGAAGGTATGGAACGGATTTTGCCACCCTATCCTGAAGAGTGTTCCGTCCAAGCCCAGAAATCCTTGGAAAAATTAGGTGTAGATGTTCAAACCAAGACTTTAGTTACCAACATTGCTGATAATTCTGTAACCTATCGTCAAGGTGAAACAACCCAAACCGTCAATGCCCATACAATTCTTTGGGCTGCGGGAGTAAGAGCATCGTTTATGGGTAAAGTGTTGGCAGATCGCACAGGAGCAGAATTAGACCGTGCTGGTAGAGTTGTGGTTGAGTCTGACTTGAGCATCAAAGCCTATCCTGATGTGTTTGTTATTGGCGATCTAGCTAACTTCCCCCATCAAGGACGTCCTTTGCCTGGAGTTGCCCCTGTGGCGATGAAGGAAGGAGAATATGTAGCGGATTTAATTGCTAAAAGAGTAATTGGCGTTAAGGTTAAACCCTTTAGCTATCAAGATCTAGGTAGCATGGCGGTAATTGGTCAAAACAAAGCCGTGGTCGATCTCAATTTTGCTCGATTCTCTGGCTTTATCGCCTGGATTATTTGGGTGTTTGCTCATATCTACTACCTGATCGAGTTTGATAACAAGCTGATCGTGATGATTCAGTGGGCTTGGAATTATTTTACTCAAGGAAGAGGAGCGCGTTTAATTACCATCAATCCTTCTTTACAGTTAGAAATTGAGAGTCCCCAAGAGGACAAAAAATCTGCGCCTGAGTCAAAACCAGAGCCAGTATCAGTGTCTGCATAA
- a CDS encoding serine protease, giving the protein MKWLPRKGYVNQDIANRVRNYFIFNSTSQIAKIIFCLICTGVFLSGDSDRFKVTIASASPQRLATKISQVASDISVRILNQDFLGSGFIVHQNNQEYLVITNQHVLRAGEPPYTIETVDGSTYRAEVITQMSISGEQYDLAMLKFKADTDYQTAKIGSSSKLEVGESVFAAGFPNQELSLPQTSAVWAQSNIFGPRKLSLKLGRVAIILNQPLTEGYQIGYTNDVKKGMSGGPLFNSQAEVIGINGKHAYPLWESPEIYQDGSELCPALQELITRSSLAIPIEKTLELSKQLKSLKSVELEDSVQSNLSEQDRQLVAKMQAEAKATELQCHQEDSLPLRF; this is encoded by the coding sequence ATGAAATGGCTACCCCGTAAGGGTTATGTAAACCAAGACATAGCAAATAGGGTTCGTAATTATTTTATTTTCAATTCAACATCCCAAATAGCCAAGATAATCTTTTGTCTTATCTGTACAGGGGTGTTTTTGTCTGGAGATAGCGATCGCTTTAAAGTAACGATCGCCTCGGCTTCTCCCCAGCGGTTAGCCACTAAAATTAGCCAGGTAGCATCAGATATTAGTGTCAGAATCTTAAATCAAGATTTTTTAGGTTCTGGCTTTATCGTGCATCAGAATAACCAAGAATATCTAGTAATTACGAACCAGCACGTTCTGCGGGCAGGAGAACCGCCCTACACGATTGAAACTGTTGACGGCAGTACTTATCGTGCAGAAGTAATTACTCAGATGAGTATTTCTGGGGAGCAATACGATCTAGCCATGCTCAAGTTCAAAGCCGATACCGACTATCAGACAGCCAAAATCGGCAGTTCTTCCAAGCTAGAAGTGGGCGAATCTGTATTTGCAGCGGGCTTCCCCAATCAAGAACTAAGTTTGCCACAAACTTCTGCTGTGTGGGCGCAATCTAACATCTTTGGGCCGCGAAAATTAAGTTTAAAACTAGGTAGAGTAGCAATTATCCTCAACCAACCTTTGACCGAAGGCTATCAGATTGGCTACACCAATGATGTAAAAAAAGGTATGAGTGGCGGCCCATTATTCAATTCTCAAGCAGAAGTAATTGGGATTAACGGCAAACATGCTTATCCTCTGTGGGAATCTCCAGAAATTTATCAAGATGGTTCAGAGCTATGTCCAGCACTACAGGAATTAATTACTCGCTCTAGCTTGGCAATTCCCATCGAAAAAACTTTAGAACTGTCAAAACAACTAAAATCGCTGAAATCAGTTGAGCTTGAAGATTCAGTTCAATCTAACCTGTCAGAGCAAGATCGGCAGTTAGTTGCCAAAATGCAGGCTGAAGCTAAAGCAACTGAGCTACAGTGCCACCAGGAAGATAGCTTACCACTTAGGTTTTAA
- a CDS encoding DUF2808 domain-containing protein, translating into MRFYRWTYWLVAIALGSTIKLPAQGVQAPDGTVSFEAGLLLKDAHTTFNGVRVRQARYYFDLELPNDIGESLQKVVIQQRSGGDEVKFEPEETEVYLGNHHDKAEPVQAIATIDEATEKITVELEQPIPPGNSVTIGLKPESNPDYGGVYLFGVTAYPTGEKARGMYLGAGRLHFDNKSDNHF; encoded by the coding sequence ATGAGATTTTATCGGTGGACATACTGGTTAGTGGCGATCGCTTTAGGTAGTACAATTAAGCTTCCCGCTCAAGGAGTTCAAGCTCCTGACGGCACGGTTTCTTTTGAAGCAGGATTATTGTTGAAAGATGCTCACACTACTTTTAACGGAGTTAGAGTTAGACAGGCAAGATATTATTTCGATCTAGAATTACCAAATGATATTGGTGAATCATTACAAAAGGTAGTAATCCAGCAACGCAGTGGGGGAGATGAGGTTAAATTTGAACCCGAAGAAACTGAGGTGTATTTAGGCAATCATCACGATAAAGCAGAGCCTGTACAGGCGATCGCTACAATAGATGAAGCGACAGAAAAGATTACAGTTGAGCTTGAGCAGCCAATCCCTCCAGGTAACAGCGTGACGATTGGCTTGAAGCCTGAAAGTAATCCTGACTATGGTGGAGTATATTTATTCGGTGTCACAGCTTACCCTACAGGAGAAAAAGCTCGTGGCATGTATTTAGGGGCAGGAAGATTGCATTTTGATAACAAAAGTGACAATCATTTCTAG